From the genome of Sander lucioperca isolate FBNREF2018 chromosome 1, SLUC_FBN_1.2, whole genome shotgun sequence, one region includes:
- the slc35b3 gene encoding adenosine 3'-phospho 5'-phosphosulfate transporter 2 isoform X1, protein MIFTGIASEEEDKLTQRNPEVLLKLPAATDTMSAKYGLVSYNSSRKHLSISIPSSTEVMSPHIKSVEELRVLGINLSSFSTPTQFLICVAGVFLFYLIYGYLQELIFSVEGFKPFGWYLTLVQFGFYSMFGLVELQLTQDKRRRIPGKTYMIIAFLTVGTMGLSNTSLGYLNYPTQVIFKCCKLIPVMIGGVFIQGKRYNLADVSAALCMSLGLIWFTLADSKVAPNFNVTGVLLISLALCADAAIGNVQEKAMKLHNGSNSEMVLYSYSIGFVYILTGLLCMGGLGPAVAFCSEHPVKTYGYAFLFSLTGYFGISFVLALIKLFGALVAVTVTTGRKAMTIVLSFMFFAKPFTFQYIWGGLLVVFGIFLNIYSKQKDKMKLPSIMDLKSWLLTGKKVRFLSQNV, encoded by the exons ATGATTTTCACCGGCATCGCCTCTGAAGAAGAGGATAAGCTAACGCAAAGAAACCCGGAAGTGTTGTTAAAG CTCCCAGcagccacagacacaatgaGTGCCAAATATGGCCTGGTGAGCTACAACAGTTCACGGAAGCACCTTTCAATCTCCATCCCGTCATCTACGGAGGTGATGTCGCCCCACATAAAGTCTGTGGAGGAGCTGAGGGTCCTGGGAATCAACCTGAGCAGCTTCAGTACCCCCACACAGTTCTTGATCTGCGTGGCTGGAGTCTTCCTCTTTTACCTCATCTATGGATACCTGCAG GAGTTGATATTTTCTGTGGAAGGATTCAAGCCTTTTGGTTGGTACCTCACTCTGGTCCAGTTTGGCTTCTACTCCATGTTTGGTCTAGTGGAGCTTCAGCTCACACAGGACAAACGCAGAAG GATACCAGGGAAGACATACATGATCATAGCATTTCTAACAGTGGGCACTATGGGCCTGTCTAATACCTCTCTGGGCTACTTGAACTACCCTACACAGGTCATCTTCAAGTGCTGTAAACTCATCCCGGTCATGATTGGAGGAGTGTTTATACAAG GTAAACGCTATAATCTTGCTGATGTGTCTGCTGCTCTCTGCATGAGCCTGGGACTCATCTGGTTTACGCTAGCTGACAGCAAAGTGGCCCCCAACTTCAACGTCACAG GTGTTCTCCTCATCTCCCTGGCACTTTGTGCTGACGCCGCCATTGGAAACGTGCAGGAGAAAGCAATGAAACTCCATAATGGCTCCAACTCTGAAATG gtgcTGTACTCGTACTCCATCGGTTTTGTCTACATACTGACAGGCCTGCTCTGTATGGGTGGGCTGGGACCAGCAGTGGCATTCTGCTCAGAA CATCCCGTGAAGACGTACGGTTATGCGTTCTTGTTCTCTCTTACGGGTTATTTTGGCATCTCCTTCGTGCTGGCCTTGATCAAGCTCTTTGGTGCCCTGGTCGCAGTGACAG TGACCACCGGGAGAAAGGCCATGACTATCGTACTTTCCTTCATGTTCTTCGCAAAACCTTTCACTTTTCA GTACATCTGGGGTGGCCTTCTGGTAGTCTTTGGCATCTTCCTGAATATTTACAGTaaacaaaaagataaaatgAAGCTTCCTTCCATCATGGACCTTAAGAGCTGGCTGCTGACAGGAAAGAAAGTCAGATTTCTCTCACAAAACGTATAG
- the slc35b3 gene encoding adenosine 3'-phospho 5'-phosphosulfate transporter 2 isoform X2, giving the protein MVVVTGGSKLTYLKMDSSKQLPAATDTMSAKYGLVSYNSSRKHLSISIPSSTEVMSPHIKSVEELRVLGINLSSFSTPTQFLICVAGVFLFYLIYGYLQELIFSVEGFKPFGWYLTLVQFGFYSMFGLVELQLTQDKRRRIPGKTYMIIAFLTVGTMGLSNTSLGYLNYPTQVIFKCCKLIPVMIGGVFIQGKRYNLADVSAALCMSLGLIWFTLADSKVAPNFNVTGVLLISLALCADAAIGNVQEKAMKLHNGSNSEMVLYSYSIGFVYILTGLLCMGGLGPAVAFCSEHPVKTYGYAFLFSLTGYFGISFVLALIKLFGALVAVTVTTGRKAMTIVLSFMFFAKPFTFQYIWGGLLVVFGIFLNIYSKQKDKMKLPSIMDLKSWLLTGKKVRFLSQNV; this is encoded by the exons atggtggtggtgacGGGAGGCAGCAAACTCACCTATCTCAAGATGGATTCTTCAAAACAG CTCCCAGcagccacagacacaatgaGTGCCAAATATGGCCTGGTGAGCTACAACAGTTCACGGAAGCACCTTTCAATCTCCATCCCGTCATCTACGGAGGTGATGTCGCCCCACATAAAGTCTGTGGAGGAGCTGAGGGTCCTGGGAATCAACCTGAGCAGCTTCAGTACCCCCACACAGTTCTTGATCTGCGTGGCTGGAGTCTTCCTCTTTTACCTCATCTATGGATACCTGCAG GAGTTGATATTTTCTGTGGAAGGATTCAAGCCTTTTGGTTGGTACCTCACTCTGGTCCAGTTTGGCTTCTACTCCATGTTTGGTCTAGTGGAGCTTCAGCTCACACAGGACAAACGCAGAAG GATACCAGGGAAGACATACATGATCATAGCATTTCTAACAGTGGGCACTATGGGCCTGTCTAATACCTCTCTGGGCTACTTGAACTACCCTACACAGGTCATCTTCAAGTGCTGTAAACTCATCCCGGTCATGATTGGAGGAGTGTTTATACAAG GTAAACGCTATAATCTTGCTGATGTGTCTGCTGCTCTCTGCATGAGCCTGGGACTCATCTGGTTTACGCTAGCTGACAGCAAAGTGGCCCCCAACTTCAACGTCACAG GTGTTCTCCTCATCTCCCTGGCACTTTGTGCTGACGCCGCCATTGGAAACGTGCAGGAGAAAGCAATGAAACTCCATAATGGCTCCAACTCTGAAATG gtgcTGTACTCGTACTCCATCGGTTTTGTCTACATACTGACAGGCCTGCTCTGTATGGGTGGGCTGGGACCAGCAGTGGCATTCTGCTCAGAA CATCCCGTGAAGACGTACGGTTATGCGTTCTTGTTCTCTCTTACGGGTTATTTTGGCATCTCCTTCGTGCTGGCCTTGATCAAGCTCTTTGGTGCCCTGGTCGCAGTGACAG TGACCACCGGGAGAAAGGCCATGACTATCGTACTTTCCTTCATGTTCTTCGCAAAACCTTTCACTTTTCA GTACATCTGGGGTGGCCTTCTGGTAGTCTTTGGCATCTTCCTGAATATTTACAGTaaacaaaaagataaaatgAAGCTTCCTTCCATCATGGACCTTAAGAGCTGGCTGCTGACAGGAAAGAAAGTCAGATTTCTCTCACAAAACGTATAG
- the slc35b3 gene encoding adenosine 3'-phospho 5'-phosphosulfate transporter 2 isoform X3, whose translation MIFTGIASEEEDKLTQRNPEVLLKLPAATDTMSAKYGLVSYNSSRKHLSISIPSSTEVMSPHIKSVEELRVLGINLSSFSTPTQFLICVAGVFLFYLIYGYLQELIFSVEGFKPFGWYLTLVQFGFYSMFGLVELQLTQDKRRRIPGKTYMIIAFLTVGTMGLSNTSLGYLNYPTQVIFKCCKLIPVMIGGVFIQGKRYNLADVSAALCMSLGLIWFTLADSKVAPNFNVTGVLLISLALCADAAIGNVQEKAMKLHNGSNSEMHPVKTYGYAFLFSLTGYFGISFVLALIKLFGALVAVTVTTGRKAMTIVLSFMFFAKPFTFQYIWGGLLVVFGIFLNIYSKQKDKMKLPSIMDLKSWLLTGKKVRFLSQNV comes from the exons ATGATTTTCACCGGCATCGCCTCTGAAGAAGAGGATAAGCTAACGCAAAGAAACCCGGAAGTGTTGTTAAAG CTCCCAGcagccacagacacaatgaGTGCCAAATATGGCCTGGTGAGCTACAACAGTTCACGGAAGCACCTTTCAATCTCCATCCCGTCATCTACGGAGGTGATGTCGCCCCACATAAAGTCTGTGGAGGAGCTGAGGGTCCTGGGAATCAACCTGAGCAGCTTCAGTACCCCCACACAGTTCTTGATCTGCGTGGCTGGAGTCTTCCTCTTTTACCTCATCTATGGATACCTGCAG GAGTTGATATTTTCTGTGGAAGGATTCAAGCCTTTTGGTTGGTACCTCACTCTGGTCCAGTTTGGCTTCTACTCCATGTTTGGTCTAGTGGAGCTTCAGCTCACACAGGACAAACGCAGAAG GATACCAGGGAAGACATACATGATCATAGCATTTCTAACAGTGGGCACTATGGGCCTGTCTAATACCTCTCTGGGCTACTTGAACTACCCTACACAGGTCATCTTCAAGTGCTGTAAACTCATCCCGGTCATGATTGGAGGAGTGTTTATACAAG GTAAACGCTATAATCTTGCTGATGTGTCTGCTGCTCTCTGCATGAGCCTGGGACTCATCTGGTTTACGCTAGCTGACAGCAAAGTGGCCCCCAACTTCAACGTCACAG GTGTTCTCCTCATCTCCCTGGCACTTTGTGCTGACGCCGCCATTGGAAACGTGCAGGAGAAAGCAATGAAACTCCATAATGGCTCCAACTCTGAAATG CATCCCGTGAAGACGTACGGTTATGCGTTCTTGTTCTCTCTTACGGGTTATTTTGGCATCTCCTTCGTGCTGGCCTTGATCAAGCTCTTTGGTGCCCTGGTCGCAGTGACAG TGACCACCGGGAGAAAGGCCATGACTATCGTACTTTCCTTCATGTTCTTCGCAAAACCTTTCACTTTTCA GTACATCTGGGGTGGCCTTCTGGTAGTCTTTGGCATCTTCCTGAATATTTACAGTaaacaaaaagataaaatgAAGCTTCCTTCCATCATGGACCTTAAGAGCTGGCTGCTGACAGGAAAGAAAGTCAGATTTCTCTCACAAAACGTATAG